In Hevea brasiliensis isolate MT/VB/25A 57/8 chromosome 13, ASM3005281v1, whole genome shotgun sequence, a single genomic region encodes these proteins:
- the LOC131172154 gene encoding exopolygalacturonase-like, producing MGSKIHVYVISLVLFFFDASGAQSNTFDVRKYGARADARSDTSKALLSAWKEACAAVGSSKIMIPKGTYLLGVVDLKGPCKGAMHLEVQGTFIAPTSPNAHNKASWITFAYIDRLTISGGGTFDGRGEIAWKQNNCGQNPKCKSLPISLRFDFVTNSIVRDVTSPTKKNFHVNVMGSENVTFQHFTVIAPGHSINTDGIHIGRSKRINIIDSDIITGDDCISIGDGSQQIRITKVRCGQGHGISVGSLGKYEKEDPVVGIFVRNCTVYDTDNGVRIKTWPALHGGIASDMHFEDIIMKNVSNPILIDQVYCPWNQCNPKIPSKVKINNVSFKNIQGSSTTPIAIRLNCSSIVPCEKVELANINLKYIGADGPIKSLCANVKPRLIGQSIPPGC from the exons ATGGGTTCAAAGATACATGTATACGTAATATCTTTGGTGTTATTCTTTTTCGATGCGAGTGGAGCTCAGTCCAATACTTTTGATGTGCGAAAATATGGTGCCAGAGCGGACGCGAGGTCAGATACTAGTAAG GCTCTATTGAGTGCATGGAAAGAGGCGTGCGCAGCAGTGGGTTCTAGCAAAATTATGATACCAAAAGGGACATATTTACTAGGCGTGGTGGATTTAAAAGGTCCATGCAAGGGTGCCATGCATCTTGAAGTTCAAGGAACCTTTATAGCGCCAACAAGCCCTAACGCGCACAATAAGGCTAGTTGGATTACCTTTGCCTACATCGATCGATTAACAATATCCGGCGGTGGGACATTCGATGGAAGAGGAGAAATTGCTTGGAAGCAAAATAACTGTGGCCAAAACCCAAAATGCAAGTCACTTCCAATT aGTTTAAGGTTCGATTTCGTCACCAATAGCATAGTTCGAGACGTAACTTCCCCGACAAAGAAGAATTTCCATGTCAATGTTATGGGGAGCGAAAACGTTACCTTCCAGCACTTTACAGTCATTGCACCGGGACATAGCATCAACACAGATGGAATTCACATTGGACGATCAAAGAGGATCAATATCATTGATTCAGACATTATCACCGGTGATGATTGCATCTCAATTGGAGATGGGAGCCAACAAATACGAATCACGAAAGTAAGATGCGGGCAGGGCCATGGCATTAGTGTAGGAAGTTTAGGGAAGTACGAGAAGGAAGACCCTGTGGTTGGAATTTTTGTAAGGAATTGCACAGTCTACGACACCGATAATGGTGTGAGAATTAAGACTTGGCCTGCATTAC ATGGTGGCATTGCATCTGATATGCATTTCGAAGACATTATCATGAAAAATGTCAGCAATCCTATCCTCATTGATCAAGTGTATTGCCCATGGAATCAATGCAATCCAAAG ATTCCATCCAAGGTAAAGATCAACAACGTTAGCTTCAAGAATATTCAGGGCTCTTCAACAACTCCCATAGCCATTCGACTTAACTGTAGTAGCATCGTCCCGTGCGAGAAGGTTGAGCTTGCTAACATTAACCTCAAGTACATTGGAGCCGACGGACCCATAAAATCCCTATGCGCAAATGTTAAACCTAGACTTATAGGACAATCAATTCCACCTGGATGTTAA
- the LOC110644132 gene encoding exopolygalacturonase-like — MGSKIHVYVISLVLFFFDASGAQSNTFDVRKYGARADARSDTSKALLSAWKEACAAVGSSKIMIPKGTYLLGVVDLKGPCKGAMHLEVQGTFIAPTSPNAHNKASWITFAYIDRLTISGGGTFDGRGEIAWKQNNCGQNPKCKSLPISLRFDFVTNSIVRDVTSLDSKNFHVNVMGSENVTFQHFTVIAPGHSINTDGIHIGRSKRINIIDSDIITGDDCISIGDGSQQIRITKVRCGQGHGISVGSLGKYEKEDPVVGIFVRNCTVYDTDNGVRIKTWPALHGGIASDMHFEDIIMKNVSNPILIDQVYCPWNQCNPKIPSKVKINNVSFKNIQGSSTTPIAIRLNCSSIVPCEKVELANINLKYIGADGPIKSLCANVKPRLIGQSIPPGC; from the exons ATGGGTTCAAAGATACATGTATACGTAATATCTTTGGTGTTATTCTTTTTCGATGCGAGTGGAGCTCAGTCCAATACTTTTGATGTGCGAAAATATGGTGCCAGAGCGGACGCGAGGTCAGATACTAGTAAG GCTCTATTGAGTGCATGGAAAGAGGCGTGCGCAGCAGTGGGTTCTAGCAAAATTATGATACCAAAAGGGACATATTTACTAGGCGTGGTGGATTTAAAAGGTCCATGCAAGGGTGCCATGCATCTTGAAGTTCAAGGAACCTTTATAGCGCCAACAAGCCCTAACGCGCACAATAAGGCTAGTTGGATTACCTTTGCCTACATCGATCGATTAACAATATCCGGCGGTGGGACATTCGATGGGCGAGGAGAAATTGCTTGGAAGCAAAATAACTGTGGCCAAAACCCAAAATGCAAGTCACTTCCAATT aGTTTAAGGTTCGATTTCGTCACCAATAGCATAGTTCGAGACGTAACTTCCCTGGACAGCAAGAATTTCCATGTCAATGTTATGGGGAGCGAAAACGTTACCTTCCAGCACTTTACAGTCATTGCACCGGGACATAGCATCAACACAGATGGAATTCACATTGGACGATCAAAGAGGATCAATATCATTGATTCAGACATTATCACCGGTGATGATTGCATCTCAATTGGAGATGGGAGCCAACAAATACGAATCACGAAAGTAAGATGCGGGCAGGGCCATGGCATTAGTGTAGGAAGTTTAGGGAAGTACGAGAAGGAAGACCCTGTGGTTGGAATTTTTGTAAGGAATTGCACAGTCTACGACACCGATAATGGTGTGAGAATTAAGACTTGGCCTGCATTACATGGTGGCATTGCATCTGATATGCATTTCGAAGACATTATCATGAAAAATGTCAGCAATCCTATCCTCATTGATCAAGTGTATTGCCCATGGAATCAATGCAATccaaag ATTCCATCCAAGGTAAAGATCAACAACGTTAGCTTCAAGAATATTCAGGGCTCTTCAACAACTCCCATAGCCATTCGACTTAACTGTAGTAGCATCGTCCCGTGCGAGAAGGTTGAGCTTGCTAACATTAACCTCAAGTACATTGGAGCCGACGGACCCATAAAATCCCTATGCGCAAATGTTAAACCTAGACTTATAGGACAATCAATTCCACCTGGATGTTAA